One window of the Peromyscus maniculatus bairdii isolate BWxNUB_F1_BW_parent chromosome 18, HU_Pman_BW_mat_3.1, whole genome shotgun sequence genome contains the following:
- the LOC102918150 gene encoding olfactory receptor 9K2-like, which translates to MGDKGTSNHSGVTDFILVGFRVGPELHILLFLLFLLVYAMILLGNIGMMIIIMTDPRLNTPMYFFLGNLSFIDLFYSSVIAPKAMSNFWTESKSISFAGCVAQFFLFTLFIVAEGFLLAAMAYDRFIAICNPLLYSVHMSTRLCAQLVAGCYFCGCISSVLQTSMTFTLSFCASRAVDHFYCDTRPIQRLSCTNLFVHKIISFSLSSIIILPTVLVIVISYMYIVSTVLKIHSTEGRKKAFSTCSSHLGVVSVLYGAVFFMYLTPDRFPELSKLASLCYSLVTPMLNPLIYSLRNKDVKDALSKLLDKKKFSL; encoded by the coding sequence ATGGGTGACAAGGGAACAAGCAATCACTCAGGAGTGACTGACTTCATCCTTGTAGGCTTCAGGGTTGGCCCTGAGCTCCatatcctcctcttcctgctgtttCTGCTTGTGTATGCCATGATCCTTCTAGGAAACATTGGGATGATGATCATTATTATGACTGATCCCCGGCTCAACACACCAATGTATTTCTTCCTAGGCAACCTCTCCTTCATCGACCTCTTCTATTCATCTGTTATTGCACCGAAGGCTATGAGCAACTTTTGGACTGAGAGCAAGTCCATCTCATTTGCAGGCTGTGTGGCTCAGTTTTTTCTCTTTACACTCTTCATTGTGGCTGAAGGATTTCTCCTGGCAGCCATGGCTTATGACCGTTTCATTGCCATCTGCAACCCACTCCTGTACTCTGTTCACATGTCCACACGTCTCTGTGCTCAGCTGGTGGCAGGCTGTTATTTCTGTGGTTGCATCAGCTCTGTTCTCCAGACCAGCATGACATTTACTTTGTCCTTTTGTGCTTCTCGGGCTGTTGACCACTTTTACTGTGATACGCGACCAATTCAGAGATTATCTTGTACTAACCTCTTTGTCCATAAAATAATATCTTTTTCCTTGTCCAGCATCATTATCTTACCAACAGTCCTAGTCATTGTCATTTCTTACATGTATATTGTGTCCACTGTTCTAAAGATACACTccacagagggaaggaagaaagcctTCTCCACTTGTAGCTCCCACCTGGGTGTTGTGAGTGTGCTTTATGGTGCTGTTTTCTTCATGTATCTCACCCCTGACAGATTTCCTGAACTGAGTAAACTGGCTTCCTTGTGCTACTCCCTAGTCACACCTATGCTGAACCCTCTGATTTACTCTCTGAGAAACAAAGATGTTAAAGATGCTCTAAGCAAACTTCTAGACAAGAAAAAATTTAGTCTTTAA